A single window of Rhodococcus jostii RHA1 DNA harbors:
- a CDS encoding ABC transporter ATP-binding protein: protein MTEHVSIETRDACVDFPIFDAKSRSLKKAFLGKAGGSIGRNNSDVVVVEALRDINLSLKEGDRIGLVGHNGAGKSTLLRLLSGIYEPTRGSASIRGRVAPVFDLGVGMDPEISGYENIIIRGLFLGQTRKQMLAKMDEIAEFTELGEYLSMPLRTYSTGMRVRVAMGVVTSIDPEILLLDEGIGAVDAEFMKKARVRLQALVERSGILVFASHSNEFLAQLCDTAMWIDHGRIRQQGGIEDVVRAYEGDDAADHVRHVIYELDREKSGVTASAERDARSDRSNERPVRTAAEAEAESA from the coding sequence ATGACAGAGCATGTGAGTATCGAGACGCGGGACGCCTGCGTCGACTTCCCGATCTTCGACGCCAAGTCCCGGTCTCTGAAGAAGGCGTTCCTCGGCAAGGCCGGCGGGTCGATCGGGCGCAACAACTCGGACGTCGTCGTGGTCGAGGCCCTGCGCGACATCAATCTGTCGCTGAAGGAAGGCGACCGGATCGGCCTGGTCGGCCACAACGGCGCCGGCAAGTCGACGCTGCTGCGGCTGCTGTCCGGCATCTACGAACCCACCCGCGGCAGCGCGAGCATCCGCGGCCGTGTGGCCCCGGTCTTCGACCTCGGTGTGGGCATGGACCCCGAGATCTCCGGCTACGAGAACATCATCATCCGCGGATTGTTCCTCGGGCAGACCCGCAAGCAGATGCTCGCGAAGATGGACGAGATCGCCGAGTTCACCGAGCTGGGCGAGTACCTGTCGATGCCGTTGCGCACGTACTCCACCGGTATGCGTGTGCGCGTCGCGATGGGTGTGGTCACCAGCATCGACCCGGAGATCCTGCTGCTCGACGAGGGCATCGGCGCCGTCGACGCGGAGTTCATGAAGAAGGCGCGCGTGCGTCTGCAGGCGCTGGTGGAGCGGTCCGGCATCCTGGTGTTCGCCAGCCATTCCAACGAATTCCTCGCCCAGCTCTGCGACACGGCCATGTGGATCGACCACGGTCGGATCCGGCAGCAGGGCGGCATCGAGGACGTCGTCCGCGCGTACGAGGGTGACGACGCCGCCGACCACGTCCGCCACGTCATCTACGAGTTGGACCGGGAGAAGTCCGGGGTCACCGCTTCGGCCGAACGGGACGCCCGTAGCGACAGATCGAACGAGCGTCCCGTTCGTACGGCCGCGGAAGCCGAGGCGGAGTCCGCGTGA
- a CDS encoding ABC transporter permease — translation MSASAIETEAAGGPLPASDSQTFRRAFKDLRDGFAQRELWLSLGWQDIKQRYRRSVIGPFWITIATGVQAAAMGILYSALLDIPLDEFLPYVTVGLIVWNLISASILEGSEVFIANEGLIKQLPSALSVHVYRLVWRQLLLFAHNLVIYVIMLFAFGVWRHLTWMSLAAIPAIALIVVNAAWVSIMFGIFSTRYRDIAPILGSMTLLLFVLTPIMWTTQSLEAQGGQAAERVKLAELNPLFHYLDIVRAPMIGQDQQAYHWYIVLAITVVGWAAAILALRKYRARVPYWV, via the coding sequence GTGTCAGCATCCGCTATCGAAACCGAGGCCGCAGGCGGCCCGCTCCCGGCGTCCGACTCGCAGACCTTCCGTCGCGCGTTCAAGGACCTCAGGGACGGCTTCGCTCAGCGCGAGCTGTGGCTGAGCCTCGGCTGGCAGGACATCAAGCAGCGCTACCGCCGGTCGGTGATCGGCCCGTTCTGGATCACGATCGCGACCGGCGTGCAGGCCGCGGCGATGGGCATCCTGTACTCCGCCCTGCTCGACATCCCGCTGGACGAGTTCCTGCCGTACGTCACCGTGGGTCTGATCGTCTGGAACCTGATCAGCGCGAGCATCCTCGAGGGATCCGAGGTGTTCATCGCCAACGAGGGGCTGATCAAACAGCTGCCGTCGGCGCTGAGCGTCCACGTCTACCGGCTGGTGTGGCGGCAGCTGCTGCTGTTCGCCCACAACCTGGTGATCTACGTGATCATGCTGTTCGCGTTCGGCGTGTGGCGGCACCTGACCTGGATGTCGCTGGCCGCGATTCCGGCGATCGCGCTGATCGTCGTCAACGCGGCGTGGGTGTCGATCATGTTCGGCATCTTCTCCACCCGGTACCGGGACATCGCGCCGATCCTCGGCAGCATGACGCTGCTGCTGTTCGTGCTGACACCGATCATGTGGACGACGCAGAGCCTCGAGGCGCAGGGTGGACAGGCCGCCGAGCGCGTCAAGCTCGCCGAGCTGAACCCGCTGTTCCACTACCTCGACATCGTGCGCGCGCCCATGATCGGTCAGGATCAGCAGGCGTACCACTGGTACATCGTGCTGGCCATCACCGTCGTCGGGTGGGCCGCCGCCATCCTCGCGCTTCGCAAGTACCGGGCCCGTGTGCCCTACTGGGTTTAG
- a CDS encoding bacterial proteasome activator family protein encodes MTNSENEHVVVIGPDGQPMAIPVAEAETKPEGSESAADANANGTESVADMVEQPAKVMRIGTMIKQLLEEVRAAPLDDASRNRLKEIHKSSIHELEQGLAPELRDELERLTLPFTDDTVPTDAELRIAQAQLVGWLEGLFHGIQTALFAQQMAARSQLEQMRQGALPPGISMGNPHGAHNPDPGSQSSGTGQYL; translated from the coding sequence ATGACGAACTCGGAGAATGAACACGTCGTTGTGATCGGCCCCGACGGTCAGCCCATGGCCATCCCCGTCGCCGAGGCCGAGACCAAGCCCGAGGGCTCCGAATCCGCCGCGGACGCGAACGCCAACGGCACGGAGTCGGTGGCCGACATGGTGGAGCAGCCGGCCAAGGTCATGCGCATCGGCACGATGATCAAGCAGCTCCTCGAGGAAGTGCGCGCCGCACCGCTCGACGACGCCAGCCGCAACCGGCTGAAGGAGATCCACAAGTCGTCGATCCACGAGCTCGAGCAGGGCCTCGCCCCCGAACTGCGCGACGAGCTCGAACGCCTCACCCTGCCCTTCACCGACGACACCGTCCCCACCGACGCCGAACTCCGCATCGCGCAGGCGCAGCTGGTCGGGTGGCTCGAAGGACTGTTCCACGGCATCCAGACGGCCCTGTTCGCTCAGCAGATGGCGGCCCGCTCCCAGCTCGAACAGATGCGTCAGGGAGCACTACCTCCGGGCATCAGCATGGGCAACCCGCACGGGGCGCACAATCCCGATCCGGGGTCGCAGTCGAGCGGTACCGGCCAGTACCTGTAG
- a CDS encoding cysteine desulfurase-like protein: MAYDVARVRGLIPSLGDGWIHLDPQAGMQIPDAVSRTVSTAFRASASSSTGRHVSSRRSAAVLDAARAAVADLVGGDPAGVVLGPDRSVLLAWLAESLSTRLGLGTGLVLSRLDEEANVAPWLRVASRYGAQVRWAEVEIETCELPSWQFQDLITTTTRLVALTAASPIVGSAPDVRVASDRVHEVGGLMVVDAIGAAPYAHVDINELGADVVAVGATSWGGPQVGALVFRDPTLLDRIPAVSLNPYARGVERLEVGVHQFALLAGLTTSIDFLANLDESATGSRRQKLETSISSLQNYQDTLFDHLMSSLKRLPQVMVIGRSPSRVPTLSFTVAGVSADKVASHLADKRIATVSGVHGGSRLLDALGVNDEGGAVTIGLAPYTTRHEIDQLVNELATLG, from the coding sequence ATGGCTTACGACGTTGCCCGCGTTCGGGGACTCATCCCCTCACTCGGCGACGGTTGGATCCATCTCGATCCGCAGGCCGGCATGCAGATTCCCGACGCGGTGTCGCGCACTGTCTCCACGGCCTTCCGGGCGTCTGCCTCTTCGTCGACCGGGCGACATGTGTCCAGTCGGCGCAGTGCGGCGGTACTCGATGCGGCCCGAGCAGCCGTCGCCGACCTGGTCGGAGGCGATCCCGCCGGGGTCGTGCTCGGACCCGACCGATCCGTTCTCCTCGCCTGGCTGGCGGAGTCGCTGAGCACGCGACTCGGCCTCGGTACCGGGCTGGTGCTCTCCCGCCTCGACGAGGAAGCGAACGTCGCGCCCTGGCTCAGAGTCGCCAGCCGCTACGGCGCCCAGGTGCGGTGGGCGGAGGTCGAGATCGAGACGTGCGAACTTCCCAGCTGGCAGTTCCAGGACCTCATCACCACCACGACGCGCCTCGTCGCACTCACCGCCGCATCCCCGATCGTCGGATCGGCGCCCGACGTCCGCGTCGCCTCGGACCGCGTCCACGAAGTCGGGGGACTGATGGTCGTCGACGCGATCGGCGCGGCCCCCTACGCGCACGTCGACATCAACGAACTCGGAGCGGACGTCGTCGCCGTCGGCGCCACCTCCTGGGGCGGGCCGCAGGTCGGGGCACTCGTCTTCCGCGACCCCACCCTCCTCGACCGCATCCCCGCCGTGTCGCTCAACCCGTATGCGCGGGGTGTCGAACGTCTCGAGGTCGGGGTGCACCAGTTCGCGCTCCTCGCCGGCCTCACCACGTCGATCGACTTCCTCGCGAACCTCGACGAATCGGCCACCGGTTCCCGGCGTCAGAAACTCGAGACGTCCATCAGCTCGCTGCAGAATTACCAGGACACCCTGTTCGACCACCTCATGTCCTCGCTGAAGCGGCTGCCGCAGGTCATGGTCATCGGGCGCTCGCCCAGCCGGGTTCCGACGCTCAGCTTCACCGTCGCCGGAGTCTCGGCCGACAAGGTCGCGTCGCACCTCGCCGACAAGCGCATCGCCACCGTCAGCGGCGTCCACGGCGGCTCCCGGCTGCTCGACGCGCTCGGCGTCAACGACGAGGGCGGCGCCGTCACCATCGGTCTCGCGCCGTACACCACCCGTCACGAGATCGACCAGCTCGTGAACGAGCTCGCCACCCTGGGCTGA
- a CDS encoding NAD(P)H-quinone oxidoreductase yields the protein MYAITIDQPGGPEVMKWAEQPDPELPPGHVLLDVAATAVNRADLLQRQGFYPPPPGASDVLGLECSGTIAELGEGVSGWSVGDQVCALLAGGGYAEKVAVPASQLLPLPEGVDLLVAASLPEVACTVWSNVVMGAGLSRGDVLLVHGGGGGIGTHAIQVGVALGARVAVTAGSEEKLARCRELGADILVNYREADFVDEIRKATDGHGADVILDNMGGSYLDRNVDVLAADGRLVVIGMQGGRKGELDLGKLLSKRGHVTAAGLRGRAESGHEGKADIVADVRKRLWPLIAEGAVHPIVAAELPITEAPRGHELLDSADTVGKVILTIPRN from the coding sequence ATGTATGCGATCACGATCGATCAACCGGGCGGCCCCGAAGTCATGAAGTGGGCGGAGCAGCCGGACCCGGAACTCCCACCCGGTCACGTTCTCCTCGACGTAGCCGCGACGGCCGTCAACCGCGCCGACCTGTTGCAGCGTCAGGGGTTCTATCCCCCGCCACCTGGAGCCAGCGACGTCCTCGGGCTCGAATGTTCCGGCACGATCGCCGAACTCGGCGAGGGAGTGTCGGGGTGGTCCGTCGGCGACCAGGTGTGCGCGCTGCTCGCCGGCGGCGGATATGCGGAGAAGGTGGCCGTCCCCGCGTCGCAGCTTCTCCCGCTGCCCGAAGGGGTGGACCTGCTCGTCGCCGCGTCACTGCCGGAGGTCGCGTGCACGGTGTGGTCGAACGTCGTGATGGGCGCCGGACTGTCCCGCGGTGACGTGCTGCTGGTGCACGGCGGTGGCGGCGGCATCGGCACCCACGCCATCCAGGTGGGCGTCGCGCTGGGGGCCCGCGTGGCCGTCACCGCCGGCTCCGAGGAGAAGCTGGCGCGCTGCCGCGAACTCGGCGCCGACATCCTCGTCAACTACCGCGAAGCCGATTTCGTCGACGAGATCCGCAAGGCGACCGACGGTCACGGCGCCGATGTGATCCTCGACAACATGGGTGGCTCGTACCTCGACCGCAACGTCGACGTGCTCGCCGCCGACGGCCGGCTCGTCGTCATCGGCATGCAGGGCGGCCGCAAGGGTGAACTGGACCTCGGCAAGTTGCTGTCCAAGCGCGGCCACGTGACGGCGGCCGGACTGCGGGGGCGGGCCGAGTCGGGACACGAGGGCAAGGCCGACATCGTCGCCGACGTCCGCAAGCGGCTGTGGCCGCTGATCGCGGAGGGCGCGGTCCATCCCATCGTCGCGGCGGAACTGCCCATCACCGAGGCTCCGCGCGGGCACGAACTGCTGGACTCGGCGGACACCGTCGGCAAGGTGATCCTGACGATCCCGCGGAACTGA
- a CDS encoding MarR family winged helix-turn-helix transcriptional regulator, whose product MTAETSDAEAATNWLTPAEMRAWRGYMDGNQRLMDVLNRDLQEKHDLSLADYRILVMLSESPDGSLRMSDLADGVLSSRSRLTHQIRRMEAQGMVTRDTCLEDGRGVLAVITDEGRARLAEAAPTHVAGVRSNLVDLLTKSQLKVLAEVFERVDKAIGDR is encoded by the coding sequence GTGACAGCAGAAACCTCCGACGCCGAAGCCGCGACCAACTGGTTGACCCCGGCCGAGATGCGCGCCTGGCGCGGGTACATGGACGGCAACCAGCGGCTGATGGACGTCCTCAACCGGGATCTGCAGGAGAAACACGATCTGTCCCTCGCGGATTACCGCATTCTGGTGATGCTGTCCGAGTCGCCGGACGGTTCGCTGCGCATGAGCGACCTCGCGGACGGCGTCCTGTCCTCCCGCAGCCGCCTCACCCACCAGATCCGGCGGATGGAAGCGCAGGGCATGGTCACCCGCGACACGTGCCTCGAAGATGGCCGCGGGGTGCTCGCCGTCATCACCGACGAAGGTCGCGCCCGGCTGGCCGAAGCGGCCCCCACCCATGTGGCCGGGGTGCGGAGCAACCTCGTCGATCTGCTCACCAAGTCTCAGTTGAAGGTTCTCGCCGAGGTGTTCGAACGCGTCGACAAGGCCATCGGCGACCGCTGA
- a CDS encoding TfoX/Sxy family protein: MKMPRPSEEDKQFFRSLIPDTPGVEVKPMFGNLGAFVNGNMFAGLLGPKVGVRFLTEQARDELASSDGVGPFGPGEKPLREYLALPDRWRDTPDRATPWVERAIAEIGALPPKRPKPRTR, translated from the coding sequence GTGAAGATGCCCAGACCCTCCGAGGAGGACAAACAGTTCTTCCGGTCGCTGATCCCCGACACCCCCGGCGTCGAGGTGAAGCCGATGTTCGGCAACCTGGGCGCGTTCGTCAACGGCAACATGTTCGCCGGACTCCTCGGACCGAAAGTCGGGGTGCGATTCCTGACCGAGCAGGCGAGGGACGAGCTGGCGTCGTCCGACGGCGTCGGCCCGTTCGGTCCGGGAGAAAAGCCGCTGCGCGAGTACCTGGCCCTGCCGGACCGGTGGCGCGACACCCCGGACCGCGCCACACCGTGGGTGGAACGCGCGATCGCCGAGATCGGCGCACTGCCGCCGAAGCGGCCGAAACCCCGGACGAGGTAG
- a CDS encoding VOC family protein, with the protein MPIKSEYAQGTPDWVDLQTSDQDAAKKFYAELLGWEYDDRPMPEGPVYSMATVRGENVAAIAPLQPDTAAAGAPANWNTYIAVDDVDETVAKVPGAGGQVLMPAFDVGEAGRMSFVTDPTGAAVGLWQANKHIGATLVGDPGACLWNELNTDDVDTALAFYNSVFGITSSKMPMGPEYTYTLLEVGDDQVGGCGEPMKPGTPNHWRVYFAVEDVDASAAKAVELGGTIVEEAMDIPTVGRMAAVTDPQGAIFSIMTPEERQDQ; encoded by the coding sequence ATGCCCATCAAGTCGGAATACGCCCAGGGAACACCGGACTGGGTAGACCTCCAAACCAGCGATCAGGACGCCGCCAAGAAGTTCTATGCGGAACTACTCGGCTGGGAATACGACGACCGGCCGATGCCCGAAGGCCCCGTCTACTCGATGGCCACCGTGCGCGGCGAGAACGTCGCCGCCATCGCGCCACTACAACCCGATACAGCAGCGGCCGGGGCGCCGGCGAACTGGAACACCTACATCGCCGTCGACGACGTCGACGAGACGGTCGCGAAGGTCCCCGGCGCGGGCGGCCAAGTTCTGATGCCCGCGTTCGACGTGGGGGAAGCGGGCCGCATGTCCTTCGTCACCGACCCCACCGGGGCGGCCGTCGGATTGTGGCAGGCGAACAAGCACATCGGCGCCACCCTCGTCGGCGACCCGGGCGCCTGCCTGTGGAACGAACTGAACACCGACGACGTCGACACGGCGCTCGCGTTCTACAACAGCGTCTTCGGGATCACGTCGTCGAAGATGCCGATGGGACCGGAGTACACCTACACGCTGTTGGAGGTGGGCGACGACCAGGTCGGTGGATGCGGTGAGCCGATGAAGCCCGGCACCCCGAACCACTGGCGGGTGTACTTCGCCGTCGAGGACGTCGACGCCAGCGCCGCGAAGGCCGTCGAACTCGGCGGCACGATCGTCGAAGAAGCAATGGACATCCCCACCGTCGGTCGCATGGCCGCGGTCACCGACCCGCAGGGCGCGATCTTCAGCATCATGACGCCCGAGGAACGTCAGGATCAGTAG
- a CDS encoding TIGR03086 family metal-binding protein, protein MPFDKTVVVPLDPDATFDLVTRPERLRRWQTVAARVDLQAGGEYRWTVVPGHSAAGTFREVVPGKRVVYTWGWEGDDELPPGSSTVTVTLTPTAGGTEVRLVHDGLTDEQAVRHAEGWNHYLDRLVAAAQKSDAGPDEWAAVPDPLDELSSAEATLAVVQRVLRDVTAADMSKQTACAEFTVSQLADHLVGSITALGGAAGATFEDDPGKPVEARIADLAQPALEAWRSRGLDGTVTIGTNHPPATVAAGILSIEFLVHAWDFAVAIGGEVAVSEPLAEYVLSLTHKIITPEGRKVVGFDDPVPAPHTSDAVTRLIAYTGRRPVPAA, encoded by the coding sequence ATGCCATTCGACAAGACCGTCGTCGTCCCGCTCGACCCGGACGCCACGTTCGACCTCGTCACCCGACCGGAACGCCTGCGGCGCTGGCAGACCGTCGCGGCCCGCGTCGACCTGCAGGCCGGTGGCGAGTACCGGTGGACCGTCGTTCCCGGACATTCGGCCGCGGGCACGTTCCGCGAGGTCGTGCCCGGCAAGCGGGTGGTGTACACATGGGGCTGGGAAGGTGACGACGAACTCCCACCGGGATCGTCCACCGTGACGGTGACGCTCACCCCCACGGCCGGTGGAACCGAGGTGCGACTCGTGCACGACGGACTCACCGACGAACAGGCCGTCCGCCACGCGGAGGGCTGGAACCATTACCTCGACCGTCTCGTCGCCGCCGCGCAGAAGAGCGACGCCGGACCCGACGAGTGGGCGGCCGTGCCCGATCCACTCGACGAACTGTCCAGTGCCGAGGCGACACTGGCCGTCGTGCAACGTGTCCTGCGCGACGTCACGGCCGCCGACATGTCCAAGCAGACGGCATGCGCCGAGTTCACCGTCTCGCAGCTCGCCGACCACCTCGTCGGTTCGATCACGGCCCTCGGCGGCGCGGCGGGCGCGACGTTCGAGGACGACCCCGGCAAACCCGTCGAGGCCAGAATCGCCGACCTCGCCCAACCCGCGCTGGAGGCGTGGCGCAGTCGCGGCCTGGACGGCACGGTGACGATCGGGACGAACCACCCTCCCGCCACCGTCGCCGCGGGCATCCTCTCGATCGAATTCCTGGTCCACGCCTGGGATTTCGCAGTCGCGATCGGAGGCGAGGTGGCCGTATCCGAGCCTCTCGCCGAATACGTGCTGTCGCTGACACACAAGATCATCACGCCCGAAGGCAGGAAGGTCGTCGGGTTCGACGACCCCGTACCCGCCCCGCACACCAGCGACGCGGTCACCCGGCTCATCGCCTACACCGGTCGCCGCCCCGTCCCGGCGGCCTAG
- a CDS encoding ArsR/SmtB family transcription factor, protein MLDQLEVAAEPTRRRLVQLLTSGEQTVNNLAAHFPASRSAISQHLRVLTEAGLVTPRKDGRFRYYRLDPQGLAQLRALFDSFWIDELDRLVADATEEAASKGDS, encoded by the coding sequence GTGCTCGATCAGTTGGAAGTCGCAGCTGAGCCCACCCGGAGACGCCTCGTGCAACTGCTGACATCAGGTGAACAGACCGTCAACAATCTCGCCGCACACTTCCCCGCGAGCCGGTCGGCGATATCGCAACATCTCCGGGTGCTCACCGAGGCCGGGCTGGTCACTCCGCGCAAGGACGGACGCTTCAGGTACTACCGGCTCGACCCACAGGGACTCGCGCAACTGCGCGCGTTGTTCGATTCCTTCTGGATCGACGAACTCGACCGCCTCGTCGCGGACGCCACCGAGGAAGCAGCTTCCAAAGGAGACAGCTGA
- a CDS encoding maleylpyruvate isomerase family mycothiol-dependent enzyme, translating to MTTSSPWPTIHDERRALVDDLEPLTDTQWSTPSLCERWTVRDVFAHITATEKMTPPKFVGKLVGSGFRINTMFEKDIAHEEEGTPAESLDEFRAHMGDSTHPPGPIDAMLGEIIVHAEDIRRPLGIAHEYPMDAVVRVADFYKDSNLLIGSKSRVAGLTLRATDTDWSTGSGPEVSGPMLALVLAMTGRRAALDELSGDGLDQLKSALSK from the coding sequence ATGACAACGTCAAGCCCCTGGCCCACGATTCACGACGAACGCCGCGCACTGGTGGACGACCTCGAACCGCTGACCGACACACAGTGGTCGACGCCCTCGCTCTGCGAGCGGTGGACCGTGCGGGACGTGTTCGCGCACATCACGGCGACGGAGAAGATGACGCCGCCGAAGTTCGTCGGAAAACTCGTCGGGTCGGGATTCCGGATCAACACCATGTTCGAGAAGGACATCGCACACGAAGAGGAAGGAACACCGGCGGAGTCACTCGACGAGTTCCGGGCGCACATGGGTGACTCCACGCATCCGCCCGGCCCGATCGACGCCATGCTGGGCGAGATCATCGTCCACGCCGAGGACATCCGCCGACCGCTCGGCATCGCACACGAGTACCCGATGGACGCGGTCGTCCGCGTCGCCGACTTCTACAAGGACTCGAACCTGCTGATCGGGTCGAAGTCCCGGGTCGCGGGGCTGACGCTGCGGGCGACCGACACCGACTGGTCCACCGGATCGGGGCCCGAGGTCTCCGGCCCGATGTTGGCGCTCGTGCTGGCGATGACGGGTCGCCGTGCCGCGCTCGACGAACTCAGTGGCGACGGTCTCGACCAGCTGAAGTCCGCCCTGTCCAAGTAA
- a CDS encoding alpha/beta hydrolase, with protein sequence MRREALAAVGLAVSLTLMGPAFTAVADPAPAPVAPPGSGVASVDKIVPLTDTRSAVFINSPAMGRVVQVQVLHPAGGGSRPSLYLLDGVSAGAESDFRESTWTQKTDVVQFFADKKVNVVLPVGGTASYYTDWQQPDPTLGVNKWETFLANELPPIIDKNFSGNGVNAVAGVSMGAMGAANLVTRHPQLYRGLAAYSGCLDNTQPSSRDSVRGTVAFKGGNPANMWGPDTDPAWTAHDPSVNAEALRGKQIYISTGNGLPGPYEISGDIASTIAVGGPLEAAANVCTQTFQQRLTQLSIPATFIYRNFGTHSWPYWQDELRTSWPVLKGALGV encoded by the coding sequence ATGCGTCGCGAAGCATTGGCTGCCGTCGGTCTGGCAGTGTCACTGACCCTCATGGGGCCGGCGTTCACTGCTGTGGCCGATCCGGCGCCTGCTCCGGTCGCGCCTCCGGGAAGCGGCGTCGCGAGCGTCGACAAGATCGTGCCGCTCACCGACACCCGTAGTGCCGTCTTCATCAATTCCCCCGCCATGGGCCGCGTCGTGCAGGTGCAGGTGCTGCACCCCGCCGGTGGCGGGTCGAGGCCGTCGCTGTACCTGCTCGACGGGGTCAGCGCGGGCGCCGAGTCGGACTTCCGGGAAAGCACCTGGACGCAGAAGACGGATGTGGTCCAGTTCTTCGCCGACAAGAAGGTCAACGTGGTGCTCCCGGTCGGTGGCACCGCCAGCTACTACACCGACTGGCAGCAGCCAGACCCCACGCTCGGTGTCAACAAGTGGGAAACGTTCCTGGCCAACGAACTCCCGCCGATCATCGACAAGAATTTCAGCGGCAACGGCGTCAATGCCGTCGCGGGTGTGTCGATGGGCGCGATGGGCGCCGCCAACCTCGTCACCCGGCACCCGCAGCTCTACCGCGGGCTCGCCGCCTACAGCGGATGCCTCGACAACACCCAGCCCAGCTCGCGGGACTCGGTGCGGGGCACGGTGGCGTTCAAAGGCGGGAACCCGGCCAACATGTGGGGTCCCGACACCGATCCGGCCTGGACCGCACACGACCCCTCGGTGAACGCCGAAGCCCTGCGCGGCAAGCAGATCTACATCTCGACGGGCAACGGGCTTCCCGGACCGTACGAGATCAGCGGCGACATTGCGTCCACGATCGCGGTGGGCGGACCACTCGAGGCGGCGGCGAACGTCTGCACGCAGACGTTCCAGCAGCGCCTGACCCAGCTCTCGATCCCGGCGACGTTCATCTACCGCAACTTCGGCACGCATTCGTGGCCGTACTGGCAGGACGAACTCCGCACGTCGTGGCCCGTCCTGAAGGGCGCGCTCGGCGTCTGA